A DNA window from Zingiber officinale cultivar Zhangliang chromosome 3A, Zo_v1.1, whole genome shotgun sequence contains the following coding sequences:
- the LOC122050215 gene encoding uncharacterized protein LOC122050215 has product MFQWDKECTRAFEELKKYLETLPSLFKPVAGEPLWVYLSTTPEIVRAILVKEQDNVQRPVYFFSHLLKGVETRYTALEKLVYELVLMARRLRPYFLAHPIMVLTNSTMGKALTNVEVVGRLIKWVTELGEYNIAYQPRTAIKAQALANFLTEIHQADSEETWKLAVRLSFRATNNEAEYEALLAGLQAAWHVGVARVIIYSDSQLVAQQVAGNFEINSDKLQVYREAYEKMKEEFKEVTVSKIPRAENGRADELAKMGSSLTTWVLDRSIAQTFLIAQIDLQNNMDGVIDWRAPMISYLQHGTLPADLEQAQLVKKNAHAYTMIGDQLYKHVFSRPLLKCLAIEEIDQRDAQQLVNTCLSCQKHQNLTYMLTSTLKTSIVYCPFDQWGMDIVGPFPMASGQRRLFLVAMGYFSKWVEAEALARITERVVIQFLWKNILCRFGIPHKLVSDNRRQFQGRKIQAWYQGFGITQAFTFVVYPQNNGQTEVVN; this is encoded by the exons ATGTTCCAATGGGATAAAGAATGCACGCGGGCTTTCGAAGAGTTGAAAAAGTACTTGGAAACCCTGCCTTCTTTGTTCAAGCCTGTCGCAGGAGAACCACTCTGGGTCTACCTGTCAACTACCCCTGAGATCGTGCGGGCAATATTAGTAAAAGAGCAagacaatgtacaacggccagtgtatttcttcagtcatctattaaaGGGAGTTGAGACTCGATACACAGCTCTCGAGAAGTTGGTCTATGAATTGGTGCTTATGGCGCGGCGTTTAAGGCCTTACTTTTTGGCACATCCCATTATGGTCCTGACCAACAGTACCATGGGCAAAGCTCTAACCAACGTTGAAGTCGTCGGCCGGCTCATCAAGTGGGTGACTGAATTGGGAGAATACAATATCGCCTATCAACCTCGGACAGCTATTAAGGCGCAGGCCTTGGCTAATTTCTTGACCGAGATTCATCAAGCAGACTCAGAAGAGACCTGGAAG CTAGCCGTGCGATTAAGTTTCAGAGCTACTAACAACGAGGCGGAGTATGAAGCTTTATTGGCAGGTCTGCAAGCAGCTTGGCATGTGGGAGTGGCTCGGGTAATCATCTATTCTGACTCCCAGTTGGTAGCTCAGCAAGTAGCTGGCAATTTTGAGATCAACAGTGACAAGCTTCAAGTATATCGGGAggcttatgagaagatgaaggaaGAATTTAAGGAGGTTACGGTGAGCAAGATTCCCAGAGCAGAAAACGGTAGGGCTGACGAATTAGCTAAAATGGGTAGCTCCCTGACCACGTGGGTATTGGACAGGTCAATAGCACAGACCTTCCTCATAGCCCAGATAGACTTGCAAAATAACATGGACGGGGTTATTGATTGGCGAGCACCAATGATTAGTTATCTTCAACATGGTACCTTGCCAGCAGATCTGGAGCAGGCGCAGCTGGTCAAGAAAAATGCCCATGCCTACACCATGATAGGTGATCAATTGTACAAGCATGTGTTTTCCAGGCCTCTACTCAAATGCCTAGCTATCGAAGAAATAGATCAG AGGGATGCTCAACAACTTGTGAACACTTGCCTGTCCTGCCAGAAACATCAGAATCTGACGTATATGCTCACCTCCACTCTAAAGACCTCTATAGTTTATTGTCCTttcgatcaatggggtatggacatcgtCGGACCCTTCCCTATGGCATCCGGTCAAAGGCGATTATTTCTAGTGGCCATGGGCtacttttccaagtgggtggaagccgaagcTCTAGCCAGAATTACTGAAAGAGTGGTTATTCAATTCTTGTGGAAGAACATTCTGTGCAGATTCGGCATACCCCATAAGCTAGTATCAGATAatagaaggcaatttcaaggtcGAAAGATCCAAGCCTGGTATCAGGGATTTGGaattactcaggccttcaccttCGTAGTATATCCACAAAACAACGGGCAGACCGAGGTTGTTAACTGA